The Mycolicibacterium doricum genome includes a region encoding these proteins:
- a CDS encoding thiolase family protein: MRETVIVEAVRTPVGKRNGGLSEMHAADLSAVVLNELVLRAGIDPEVVDDVIWGCVSQVGDQSSNIGRFAVLAAGWPEHIPGTTVNRACGSSQQALDFAVHAVMSGQQDVVVAGGVEVMSRVPLGSARATGMPYGPKVLERYRDFSFNQGISAELIAEKWGLSRTRLDEYSARSHELAAQAQDAKAFDEQIVPVFTGDDPAPVVADEGVRRGTSVEKLARLKPVFRDGGVIHAGNSSQISDGAAALLVMTAENAVQLGLTPIVRYRAGAVAGADPVLMLTGPIPATEKLLHKAGVGVDEIGVFEVNEAFAPVPLAWLAETAAAEQRLNPLGGAIALGHPLGASGAVLMTRMVHHMRDNGIRYGLQTMCEGGGTANATLVELIA, translated from the coding sequence ATGCGTGAAACCGTCATCGTCGAAGCCGTCCGCACACCTGTCGGCAAGCGCAACGGCGGCCTGTCCGAGATGCACGCGGCGGATCTGTCCGCGGTCGTCCTCAACGAACTGGTCCTGCGGGCCGGGATCGACCCCGAGGTCGTCGACGACGTCATCTGGGGGTGCGTCTCCCAGGTCGGCGACCAGTCCAGCAACATCGGGCGCTTCGCCGTACTCGCCGCGGGCTGGCCGGAACACATCCCGGGCACCACCGTGAACCGCGCCTGCGGTTCGAGCCAGCAGGCGCTGGACTTCGCCGTGCACGCCGTGATGTCGGGCCAGCAGGACGTCGTCGTCGCCGGCGGTGTGGAGGTGATGAGCCGGGTGCCGCTGGGCTCCGCGCGGGCCACCGGCATGCCCTACGGGCCGAAAGTGCTCGAGCGCTACCGGGACTTCAGCTTCAACCAGGGTATCTCGGCCGAGCTGATCGCCGAGAAGTGGGGCTTGTCGCGTACTCGCCTCGACGAGTACTCCGCAAGATCCCATGAGCTGGCCGCGCAGGCACAGGACGCCAAGGCCTTCGACGAGCAGATCGTGCCGGTGTTCACGGGGGACGACCCCGCGCCCGTGGTTGCCGACGAAGGCGTGCGGCGTGGCACGTCGGTGGAGAAGCTGGCCCGGCTGAAGCCGGTGTTCCGCGACGGCGGCGTGATCCACGCGGGCAACTCCTCGCAGATCTCCGACGGGGCGGCGGCCTTGTTGGTCATGACGGCGGAGAACGCCGTGCAACTGGGGCTGACGCCGATCGTGCGCTACCGCGCCGGTGCGGTGGCCGGTGCCGACCCGGTGCTGATGCTCACCGGTCCCATCCCGGCCACCGAGAAGCTGCTACACAAGGCGGGCGTCGGCGTCGACGAGATCGGTGTGTTCGAGGTCAACGAGGCGTTCGCACCGGTGCCGCTGGCGTGGCTCGCCGAGACGGCAGCGGCCGAGCAGCGGCTCAACCCGCTCGGCGGCGCCATCGCGCTCGGCCATCCGCTCGGTGCTTCCGGCGCGGTGCTGATGACCCGGATGGTGCACCACATGCGCGACAACGGCATCCGGTACGGACTGCAGACGATGTGCGAGGGCGGCGGCACGGCTAACGCCACCCTCGTCGAACTCATCGCCTGA
- a CDS encoding hemophore-related protein yields MLKLSRKNIAITLGGLAAAIPLSGGVASAQPDLGAIINTTCTYDQVIAALDDQHPDLAVQFAQQRGGQQAVRSFLASSPQQRQATVAFLQGNPTAQAYFVPILDVANSCNNYNS; encoded by the coding sequence ATGCTGAAGCTGTCGCGCAAGAATATCGCTATCACGCTCGGCGGCCTCGCCGCGGCGATACCGCTCTCCGGGGGCGTCGCTTCGGCGCAACCCGACCTGGGCGCGATCATCAACACCACCTGCACCTACGACCAGGTGATCGCCGCGCTCGACGATCAGCACCCCGATCTGGCCGTGCAGTTCGCCCAGCAGCGCGGTGGCCAGCAGGCGGTTCGTAGCTTCCTCGCCTCGTCCCCGCAGCAGCGGCAGGCGACGGTGGCGTTCCTGCAGGGCAACCCGACCGCACAGGCCTATTTCGTGCCGATCTTGGACGTCGCGAACAGCTGCAACAACTACAACAGTTAA